ATTCCTCTTTCAAATCCTGGAGTATCAATATCTGCAACGATATCCCCTTCACGGGAAGCATCGAATACCGGCCAGCTGTTCCTCATCAATTCGAGGATGAGAAATTGATAAAATATGCCGATTGTCATGCGATGTCGCTGCATTTCATAGCTTACAGCATCCAATTCAAATATGTCTTCCACATCAAGCAGGCTTAAAAAATATGGGCTCAATATGGGATCACTTCTCTCTTTTAAATGCTTTAATGTTTGATTAACCAAAGTTTTTGGATCAGCGTCAATTGTCTTTAATTCTCCTTTTTTGTTCTTTAAACATCGTTGGAATGCATTGTCAATAGAAGACTCCAAGACAGTGTCAGACAATTTAGGGTGCTTTTGTGGAAATAGGTAATTTGCAGCAAGCAAACTTGTTCCTTCACGTGGATAAGGTTGTAATTGGAGTTTAAGTTTTGGAGTTGCAGCCATGACAATCAAATAATTGGTCGTGAATATTGCTGCAAATTTAATCAAAGAATCGAAATGATCTTAATTTAAATCCTTAAAAAGGATCTCAAAAAACTAGAGAACAAACTCCTTTCCAACAATCACCTTCAGCGCCCGGGGCAGGATGTTGACATCAAAAGGCGCCTGCCCGAGACTTTCTCCGTCAGCCTCCATCATAAATCCGTTCTTCCGGCTTGTGATTTTTACATTTCTGGCCGTGAAGGTGGCCACTTTGGGATGCTTGATAAACCGGCCGGTATATAGGTTGCGAAGTTGGGCCAACACCGTTCCCAACCCGATTTTTTTAATGATCGTGATGTCGAGCAGACCGTCGTCGGGGATGGCGTTTGGCAATTGCATCATTCCACCGCCATTGTATTTGCAAATTCCCACACTCATGCTGAATGTGTGGAAATTGAATTTTTTATCGTCAAGTTCCACCTGGATGATACGGGATTCATACTGAAAAAGGCTGGTGAAAAGGTTAACAAAATAGGAGAGGACATTCCCTCTGCCGGCGGCTTTTTGCCGGTTGGTTTTTTGTGCTACCAAGGCATCAAAGCCCATCCCGGCAATATTGATGAAATAGCGCGTTTCAGGTTTTTCACCATTAAAGTAGGAAATTTTACCGACATCCTGCAGAAATGTTTTTCCTTCGGCAATCGTATTGATGGCCGGTTTATAGTTTTTCGGGATATTGAACATGCGCCCCCAGTCATTCCCGGTTCCAACTGGAATCAATCCCAGCAAATACTCAGCGGCATTATATCCTTCAAAGTTTATCATTGCATTGGCAACTTCATTCAAGGTACCGTCGCCGCCAATGGCAATGAATTTTTTATAGCCTTTCAGCAAAGCTTTTCCGGTAAGTTCAATGGCGTGCAGGGGGCCTTCAGTCATCGCAAAATCAAAAGCTAATCCTTGGTTAGCCATCAATTTTTTAATTTCAGGCCAGTCCCTTTTAATTTTGCGATTGCCGGCGTTTGGGTTGACAACGACAAACCACTTGTCCAACTCCTTTGCTTTTTGTTCCATGATCTATTATTTGAAAGTCGTTTTAGGTGAAAATCGGGTCTTTTTCATTTCGGCCAAGCAGAAACCAGGTGGTGAAAAATGCCCAGAAAGTAACCCCTGCCTGTGTATCAAGTGTGTCGCCGGTGATCATCGAAAGCGATGCGATGCAAAAGAACACAAAATAGAAATAGTCGTTAAACATCTTCAGCTTAATTCCGGGGTAAGTTAATGCAAAAATAAACCACAGCAATCCAAATAGTCCCAATGTGGCAAATACAGTGAGGTATTGGTTGTGCGTTCGCCACCATTGTTCCGGCGGTAATTGGCTTTTCATTTTTGGATACATCTCCTTGAATGCACGGTCAATATCCCCGGTTCCAACGCCAAAAAGTAAGTTTTCGCTAATGATTTTTGTTCCTGCACGCCAGAACTCAAGCCTTTGTGTCACTGAGTTGTCCTTTAGATGGCCCGTTTGATGGTAGGTTTCAATTTCCCAGATCACCGTTTTTATTCGCTTGCTAAGGCTTGATTCTTTCAACTGATCAACATTTGCGATTCCCCGTTCAATGGCCTGTACATCTTCATTGGTGAGCGCCTTCACACCGTCGGCATCTTTTCTCAATCCTTTTGACGTAAGGTATCGTATCAGGGTGAACCGAACCGGATTACCCTTCTGATCAAGCGTATCAAAATGTACCCGGCTGCGCGCATTCCAACCGGCTTTTAGTTCATCAATCTCAAGATACTGCCCTACCCAATGCCCATTCTCAACGCCGAAAAGCGCACTGTCATGATAATACGGATTCCCGCTGCTGGTAAATTTATCCAGGTTTTCGTGATAGAAAGGCTCTTTAGGAACCACCTGGTGATAAAGCGATTGCAAAAAAATAAACACCGAGACCGGAATTGCAATCATGATGATCAACGAGGTCAGCTTCAGAGAAAACTGGCGAATGTGGAAAACAGCCAGTAAAAGTAAAATCAGTGATGTGATCAGAACTACCCCCAAACCGGTAATGGACTCCATTAACACCAGGAAAATGAGTAGCCATATCGAAAATACCAGCATCACCCAGCGAATAAACCCATGGATTTGTTCTTTTTGAAAAAACAGGAAAATACCGGCAAACAGAGCAAAACTAAGGTTTAATGCAAACCGGATATGAGAAATGAAAACTGAAATGTTACGAATTTCAAACACATCGCTGGTCAGAAGTTTTCCGATGCTAAAGAGGGATCCAAATACATTGGCGCCGACAAAAAGTGAGATGAGGTAAAAGAAAGTCTGCCGGTTCAATTTTGGAGAAGTGGCAATGATAACCGGAATCGCCAAAAGGGGGAGTTTAATTCGGAGGTCTTTAAAAGCATAGGCAAAATCGGAAGTCCACAAAAGGCCGATCACATGAATAAAGAAGATCGATGCAACTGCCAAAGCAGGCTTGTTGGAAAAGAACTGACGAAATTTCCCGATCACCTGCCGGTCGAGCAGCCAGTTGAAAATGAGGATGAACTGCGCAATGCTCATCAGGAACTTGGATGTTGGAAGTGAAACCAGCATTAACGCCAATCCAAAAACATAAATATTTGTACGGCTTAACCAGCCCGGTAATTTCATGCTGTCGATTTTAAACCAAAATGTTGATTAATCTCACTTTATTGCAAAAAAACTATTTTTACCGCAATGTAAGTATCTGAAGTGATGAAAAAGAGGGAAAACTCTTTCGGCAATTTTTGGAAAGCGTTGAAAAAAGGCATTCGCATCCTGGTGATGATAACCGGTATTTTTTCGCTTGTGATGGTTGCGCTGAGCTTCACTCCTTTGCCTTACAATGTGCACTACTGGCTTGGGACGCATGATGCCAAACTAGATTGCAAGCCCGATTACATTGTGGTGATGGGCGCCGGTGGGATGCCGGGCCCCGGAGGGCTGATGCGCAGTCATTTCGCCGCCGAAGCGGCATCTCTTTACCCCGATTCAAAAATTATCATTGCCCTGCCCTTTGACACCAGTAACTTTATTAACAGCGACGCTTACCGTATGTTTCGATCAATTGCCGGTTCTAACATTGATTCTGCGCGCTTTTTATTCGAAACCAACGGAACCAATACTTACACCCAGGCCTGCGAAATAAACCACATGCTGGAAAATACTGAAGATAAGGCCTTGTTGATTGTTTCATCACCCGAGCACATACGCCGGTGTATACTGACTTTTAGGAAATGTGGATTTCAGCAGGTTGGCGGATTGCCCACCTTCGAAGCGGCTTTCAGTGATGATCTGTTGCTCACGGAGAAGGAACGTAAGAAGAGAATACAGGAAATCGGCAGGAGTGTAAGTGTAAGGTATGACATGTGGAACTACCTTATTCTCGAAATTGCCGTGATCCGGGAGTTTACGGCTCTTGGTTACTATAAGTTGAAAGGCTATATTTAAGTCAATATCTGCTGCCTTAATGGTATGTAATCCGGTTGACAAAATTGATTTTGATACGTTGAAATTTTAGAACAAATTAATCTGAAATGAAAAAGATTTACTTTAGATTTAGCGTAATGATATTGATGGCAATCTTTTGCCTGAGCGCGTTTGCAGCAAAATCGCAGGATTTTCTGCTTACTTCTCCAAATGGAAATTTGGAAATGAAAGTTTCGGTAAACAAAGGAATTTCGTGGAGCCTCCTTCTCAACCGTGAGGTGGTAATCGCTGAAGCCAAAATTGATATGGATTTTGGCAACGGGCAGCTGGCAGGCAGCGGAGAAATCATTAGTCACCAACTCATAGAAAAAAAATCCATTATCAAACCGGAGGTACCATACAAGGATGCTGAAATTACAGATCACTTCAACGAATTGACATTAGCGTTTAACAACGGGATTAAATTGCATTTCAGGACTTACAAAGATGGGGTTGCTTACTGTTTTGAGGACGATGACGTAAACAGGAAGTTTGTGTTCGATGAACAGCTGCATCTGAATTTTCCGGAAGGCGCCTTCACCTATTTTCCTGAAGAAAAGTCGATGTATTCGCACAACGAGCGTATTTATACACATGCTGCTTTAAAGGATATTGCTGAAGGATGTTTCTGCAGCCTGCCGGTGATGTTCGAAACTGCTGCCGGTGCAAAGGTCGTCCTTACTGAAACAGCGCTGCACGATTACCCTAATATGTTTCTGAAAATGATTGCTAACGAGCAGTTCAGGGCTATTTTCCCAAAGTTTGTTTTAGAAGCCATTCCGAACGTCGAAAGAGGGCCAGACAGGAACCAGATCATTACGAGAGAAGCAGATTATATCGCTGAGATGGCTGGTGCACGGAGCTACCCCTGGAGAGTGTTTATCGTCAGCAATGATGATCGTGAATTCATCAAAAGCAGCCTTGCCTATCAACTGGCTGAACCCTCAGTACTTGAAAATACATCGTGGATCAAACCCGGGAAAGTTGCCTGGGACTGGTACAATGCCAACAACATTTTCGGGGTCGATTTCCGCTCCGGATTAAATACCGACACCTATAACTA
This sequence is a window from Bacteroidales bacterium. Protein-coding genes within it:
- a CDS encoding YdcF family protein produces the protein MKKRENSFGNFWKALKKGIRILVMITGIFSLVMVALSFTPLPYNVHYWLGTHDAKLDCKPDYIVVMGAGGMPGPGGLMRSHFAAEAASLYPDSKIIIALPFDTSNFINSDAYRMFRSIAGSNIDSARFLFETNGTNTYTQACEINHMLENTEDKALLIVSSPEHIRRCILTFRKCGFQQVGGLPTFEAAFSDDLLLTEKERKKRIQEIGRSVSVRYDMWNYLILEIAVIREFTALGYYKLKGYI
- a CDS encoding O-antigen ligase family protein — translated: MKLPGWLSRTNIYVFGLALMLVSLPTSKFLMSIAQFILIFNWLLDRQVIGKFRQFFSNKPALAVASIFFIHVIGLLWTSDFAYAFKDLRIKLPLLAIPVIIATSPKLNRQTFFYLISLFVGANVFGSLFSIGKLLTSDVFEIRNISVFISHIRFALNLSFALFAGIFLFFQKEQIHGFIRWVMLVFSIWLLIFLVLMESITGLGVVLITSLILLLLAVFHIRQFSLKLTSLIIMIAIPVSVFIFLQSLYHQVVPKEPFYHENLDKFTSSGNPYYHDSALFGVENGHWVGQYLEIDELKAGWNARSRVHFDTLDQKGNPVRFTLIRYLTSKGLRKDADGVKALTNEDVQAIERGIANVDQLKESSLSKRIKTVIWEIETYHQTGHLKDNSVTQRLEFWRAGTKIISENLLFGVGTGDIDRAFKEMYPKMKSQLPPEQWWRTHNQYLTVFATLGLFGLLWFIFALTYPGIKLKMFNDYFYFVFFCIASLSMITGDTLDTQAGVTFWAFFTTWFLLGRNEKDPIFT
- a CDS encoding diacylglycerol kinase family lipid kinase, whose amino-acid sequence is MEQKAKELDKWFVVVNPNAGNRKIKRDWPEIKKLMANQGLAFDFAMTEGPLHAIELTGKALLKGYKKFIAIGGDGTLNEVANAMINFEGYNAAEYLLGLIPVGTGNDWGRMFNIPKNYKPAINTIAEGKTFLQDVGKISYFNGEKPETRYFINIAGMGFDALVAQKTNRQKAAGRGNVLSYFVNLFTSLFQYESRIIQVELDDKKFNFHTFSMSVGICKYNGGGMMQLPNAIPDDGLLDITIIKKIGLGTVLAQLRNLYTGRFIKHPKVATFTARNVKITSRKNGFMMEADGESLGQAPFDVNILPRALKVIVGKEFVL
- a CDS encoding glycoside hydrolase family 97 protein; its protein translation is MKKIYFRFSVMILMAIFCLSAFAAKSQDFLLTSPNGNLEMKVSVNKGISWSLLLNREVVIAEAKIDMDFGNGQLAGSGEIISHQLIEKKSIIKPEVPYKDAEITDHFNELTLAFNNGIKLHFRTYKDGVAYCFEDDDVNRKFVFDEQLHLNFPEGAFTYFPEEKSMYSHNERIYTHAALKDIAEGCFCSLPVMFETAAGAKVVLTETALHDYPNMFLKMIANEQFRAIFPKFVLEAIPNVERGPDRNQIITREADYIAEMAGARSYPWRVFIVSNDDREFIKSSLAYQLAEPSVLENTSWIKPGKVAWDWYNANNIFGVDFRSGLNTDTYNYYIDFAAANGVEYVIFDEGWTKSTTEILDFNPEMDVKGLINHASGKGVGIILWVLWKPLSENPDEILETYKSWGAKGIKVDFMQRSDQAMVTSYESIAAKAAQLELLVNFHGAFKPGGLQRKYPNVLNFEGVKGGENNKWSDIITPDHNLTIPFIRMAAGPMDYTPGSMINANKANYAISWERPISLGTRCHQVAMFVIYEAPLQMMCESPSVYLQEQECTDFISQIPTTWDETIVLKAKVADYLILARRKGNDWYIAGMTDWTPRTFEIPLYFLTGTYEATLLTDGINADRFAQDYKLTKQNLTLSDTVTINMKPGGGFAAILRGVE